One Ascaphus truei isolate aAscTru1 chromosome 9, aAscTru1.hap1, whole genome shotgun sequence genomic region harbors:
- the ZC2HC1C gene encoding zinc finger C2HC domain-containing protein 1C, with protein sequence MERHYIWAPKGQSRLEQLRSEYQEKTLREKEEKLLTLFTQQQESALRRVHGYSQRSPTALCAVPRHPDTSIHSEPKQVPSHPNFHPSSGTAEKTWASNWTVAKKSVGVDRAHPLKPVFHHKATVGITAAMGNLHLTEFHGRVNGRSPSANALGLKPSLPVQVRSKSGPSRPQPWHQLQEAEVSLNTEIRRKEALLKEKLRRTEEELRRIQREKVEAELEERSVREIQEGRRRADKIQRKEGPSFSHLSPKEEAQEDDGSQHMCVGQRATQGRRCEEAESKPHTGNPRPTFTERQNRVGRLKREQLVASNSKIRTSPSQPVPPKHVGDSSVTGSLRAQHVAAAEQPGTPSSSEEEEGVFWGGGYPQSVAAEGQGAELVQCRVCQRQFASQRLEKHTQVCKKMQSSRRKVFDSSKARAKGTDLEQYLYTKGRVLASAPKVKGSTWRQKHESFMRTIRQAREVQQVIARGGKLSDLPPQTPDENPDYVPCPHCSRRFAPRAALRHIPKCETIKSKPRPPPSPEALSSVILVQPPRDTEHSAPPHPGSS encoded by the exons ATGGAACGTCATTATATATGGGCCCCCAAAGGTCAATCCCGGCTAGAGCAGTTGAGGAGTGAATACCAGGAGAAGaccctgagagagaaagaggagaaacTGCTGACCCTCTTCACACAGCAACAAGAGAGCGCTCTGCGCAGGGTCCACGGGTACTCACAGCGCTCCCCCACAGCCCTGTGTGCGGTGCCACGACACCCTGATACCAGCATCCACTCTGAGCCGAAGCAGGTCCCCTCCCACCCTAACTTTCACCCATCCTCGGGGACAGCGGAGAAGACCTGGGCCTCTAACTGGACAGTAGCTAAAAAGAGCGTCGGAGTGGACCGTGCGCACCCACTCAAACCTGTCTTTCACCACAAGGCCACAGTGGGCATCACAGCAGCAATGGGCAACCTTCACCTGACAGAATTCCATGGCAGGGTCAACGGACGCTCACCATCAGCCAATGCATTGGGGCTCAAGCCCTCACTCCCGGTACAGGTCCGGTCTAAATCTGGGCCCAGCCGGCCACAGCCTTGGCACCAGCTGCAAGAGGCCGAGGTCAGTCTGAACACTGAGATCCGCAGGAAGGAGGCTCTGCTGAAAGAGAAGCTGCGCAGAACTGAGGAAGAACTGCGCAGGATCcagagagagaaggtggaggCTGAGCTGGAGGAGAGAAGCGTGAGAGAGATCCAGGAGGGCAGGAGGAGAGCAGATAAGATTCAGAGGAAGGAAGGGCCAAGCTTCAGCCACCTTAGCCCCAAGGAGGAGGCACAGGAGGATGATGGCAGCCAACATATGTGCGTGGGTCAGCGAGCCACACAGGGGAGGCGCTGTGAAGAAGCAGAATCAAAACCGCACACTGGGAATCCCAGGCCCACTTTCACAGAGCGGCAAAACAGAGTGGGCAGGCTGAAAAGGGAGCAGCTAGTGGCCAGTAACAGTAAGATACGTACGTCTCCCtcccagcctgtccctcccaaACATGTAGGGGACTCCTCTGTCACAGGGTCCCTCAGAGCACAGCATGTCGCAGCGGCTGAACAGCCGGGAACCCCGTCCAGCAGCGAGGAAGAGGAGGGTGTTTTCTGGGGGGGAGGTTATCCGCAAAGCGTTGCTGCAGAGGGACAGGGTGCGGAGCTGGTGCAGTGCCGGGTGTGTCAGCGGCAATTTGCATCCCAGCGTCTGGAGAAGCACACGCAGGTCTGTAAGAAGATGCAGAGCTCCAGAAGGAAAGTGTTTGACTCATCCAAAGCCCGAGCCAAAGGAACTGACCTAGAGCAATACCTGTACACCAAGGGCAGAGTCCTGGCCTCAGCGCCCAAG GTCAAAGGCAGCACTTGGCGTCAGAAGCATGAATCCTTTATGCGCACGATCCGCCAGGCACGTGAGGTGCAGCAGGTTATAGCCAGGGGGGGCAAACTGTCCGACTTGCCTCCCCAAACCCCCGACGAGAACCCAGACTACGTGCCCTGCCCTCACTGCAGTCGCCGCTTTGCCCCTCGTGCTGCACTGAGGCACATCCCGAAATGTGAGACTATCAAGAGCaaaccccgaccccccccctctccggagGCGCTGAGCAGTGTGATCTTAGTGCAGCCCCCCCGAGACACTGAGCACAGTGCACCCCCTCACCCCGGAAGCAGCTGA
- the ACYP1 gene encoding acylphosphatase-1 — translation MLPMAEGEPLISLDYEVFGKVQGVFFRKYTQAEGKRLGLVGWVQNTHSGTVKGQLQGESSSVRAMQVWLQNKGSPKSQIKRVEFQNEKTILHLEYSDFKISK, via the exons ATGTTGCCCATGGCTGAGGGGGAGCCGCTCATCTCTCTGGATTATGAGGTGTTTGGGAAGGTGCAAGGTGTTTTCTTCCGCAAGTACACCcag GCAGAAGGAAAGCGTCTGGGTCTGGTGGGCTGGGTCCAGAACACGCACAGCGGTACAGTGAAGGGGCAGCTGCAGGGTGAGAGCAGCAGTGTGCGGGCGATGCAAGTCTGGCTGCAGAACAAAGGAAGCCCCAAATCCCAAATAAAGAGGGTGGAATTCCAAAACGAGAAGACGATCCTTCACCTGGAGTACAGCGACTTCAAAATCAGCAAATGA